In Pseudomonas nunensis, a single window of DNA contains:
- a CDS encoding APC family permease, with the protein MSTSPELSPAVADSDAEQLRKLGYTSNFNRSMSLWENFALGFTYLSPVVGVYTLFGLCLAAGGPPMFWAYLLVGCGQLLVCLIFGEVVSQFPISGGVYPWARRLVGKKWAWMVGWIYSIALCVTIAAVAVGAGPYLAAMMGFEPSNNTNIVIALFLTLFATLVNLSGTKVLARIAMFGFLCELIGAVIVGVYLLIFERHQPISVLFNTFDISIDGSYLPAFLTASLAGMFLYYGFEACGDVAEETPNPSKQIPIAMRMTIYIGGISAMFACLALILAVPDMQAVINGTDKDPVTTILNNAFGPVGSKVVMGVVMISFISCVISLQAAASRLLYSYARDEMVIGSALLKKISPTTQVPVAALFVSGVLPALIIALGFFLQDAVATIVSFAAIGIYLAFQMIVLAALYARMKGWKPSGKFTLGAWGLPVNIGALVYGVGAIINMAWPRTPDAAWYINYAMVLSTAIVIGLGLIYMLIAKPYDHGTAPAGDAWKVSR; encoded by the coding sequence ATGAGTACATCACCCGAACTCTCCCCCGCCGTTGCCGACAGCGATGCCGAACAACTGCGCAAACTGGGCTACACCTCGAACTTCAACCGCAGCATGAGCCTGTGGGAAAACTTCGCCCTGGGCTTCACTTATCTCTCGCCGGTCGTAGGGGTTTATACCCTGTTCGGCCTGTGCCTCGCCGCCGGCGGGCCACCGATGTTCTGGGCCTATCTGCTGGTCGGTTGCGGCCAGTTGCTGGTGTGCCTGATCTTCGGCGAAGTGGTTTCGCAATTCCCGATCTCCGGCGGCGTCTACCCGTGGGCGCGCCGCTTGGTCGGCAAAAAATGGGCGTGGATGGTCGGCTGGATCTACTCCATCGCCCTTTGCGTGACCATCGCCGCCGTTGCGGTCGGTGCCGGTCCGTACCTCGCCGCGATGATGGGTTTTGAACCGAGCAACAACACCAACATCGTCATCGCGCTGTTCCTGACGTTGTTCGCCACACTGGTCAACCTCAGCGGTACCAAAGTGCTGGCGCGGATCGCCATGTTCGGCTTCCTTTGCGAACTGATCGGCGCAGTGATCGTCGGCGTCTACTTGCTGATCTTCGAGCGTCATCAACCGATCAGCGTGTTGTTCAACACCTTCGACATCAGCATCGACGGCTCGTACCTGCCAGCCTTCCTCACCGCGTCACTGGCCGGGATGTTCCTGTACTACGGCTTCGAAGCCTGCGGCGACGTCGCCGAAGAAACCCCGAACCCGAGCAAGCAAATCCCGATTGCCATGCGCATGACCATCTACATCGGCGGCATCTCGGCGATGTTCGCTTGCCTGGCACTGATCCTCGCCGTGCCCGACATGCAAGCCGTGATCAACGGCACCGACAAAGACCCGGTCACCACCATCCTCAACAACGCCTTCGGGCCGGTGGGTTCGAAAGTGGTGATGGGCGTGGTGATGATTTCCTTCATCTCCTGCGTCATCAGCTTACAAGCGGCGGCCAGTCGCCTGCTGTATTCCTACGCCCGGGATGAAATGGTCATCGGCAGCGCACTGCTGAAGAAGATTTCCCCTACGACTCAAGTGCCGGTTGCGGCGCTGTTTGTGTCGGGTGTCCTGCCGGCGTTGATCATCGCGCTCGGATTCTTCCTGCAAGATGCCGTGGCGACCATCGTCAGCTTCGCGGCCATAGGGATTTACCTGGCATTCCAGATGATCGTCCTCGCGGCGCTGTATGCACGGATGAAAGGCTGGAAACCGAGCGGCAAATTCACCCTGGGTGCATGGGGTTTGCCGGTGAACATCGGCGCGCTGGTGTATGGCGTCGGCGCGATCATCAACATGGCCTGGCCGCGTACGCCGGATGCGGCTTGGTACATCAACTATGCGATGGTGCTGAGCACGGCGATTGTGATCGGGTTGGGGCTGATCTACATGTTGATTGCCAAGCCGTACGACCACGGGACTGCGCCTGCGGGGGATGCTTGGAAGGTTAGTCGGTAA
- a CDS encoding RloB family protein, whose protein sequence is MARSIRLFDRKPPRFKPQPKVLILCEDSKSGKRYLEEAAFHFRANAQVEISHCGVTHPSGIVETAIARQKGFDKVFCAFDRDTHLCFERAINLAKPHPKITVIASYPCFEFWLLLHFGFNRKPFRAVGKYSPGDLVAKSLREKPSMEKYEKGEDTNYFSQLLGEPFQRARELAPRIIEDVAISGEPNPSTEIHLLMDEFETLSKPQPI, encoded by the coding sequence ATGGCTCGTTCGATACGGCTATTTGATCGAAAGCCTCCACGGTTTAAGCCTCAACCCAAAGTGCTGATCCTCTGTGAAGACAGCAAGTCAGGAAAACGATATCTGGAGGAGGCTGCATTTCACTTCCGCGCCAATGCTCAAGTGGAAATTTCCCACTGCGGTGTCACACACCCAAGTGGCATTGTCGAAACAGCCATCGCCCGTCAGAAAGGCTTCGACAAAGTGTTTTGTGCATTTGATCGCGATACACATCTTTGTTTCGAGAGGGCAATAAATCTGGCGAAGCCGCATCCGAAAATTACAGTAATCGCTTCGTACCCCTGCTTCGAGTTCTGGCTACTCCTGCACTTCGGCTTCAATCGAAAGCCATTTCGAGCGGTCGGGAAGTATTCTCCAGGCGACTTGGTTGCCAAGAGCCTCAGAGAGAAACCCAGCATGGAAAAATACGAGAAGGGCGAAGACACCAACTATTTTTCCCAACTTTTGGGTGAGCCATTTCAAAGGGCGAGGGAGTTGGCACCAAGGATTATCGAGGACGTTGCCATCAGCGGCGAACCCAACCCCAGCACCGAAATCCATCTTCTGATGGACGAGTTTGAAACCCTCTCCAAACCTCAACCGATCTAA
- a CDS encoding AAA family ATPase: MLIEFSVSNYRSFRDKQTLSMAATPRLSKKRNLFAPPVNGEKLPDLLKVAAIYGPNASGKSSLIRAMGIMGQLLAAPPSSSDEPLPVSPFRFDPKLQNEPSFFEYNFIQRGLRYRFVLRMTAQRIIEEQLVSYPKGKETLLYQRRFAEEGEQYVFGASLEGGKDVHNAWRRLTNPKTLFLSQAVANSSEELTQLRSLFSWFQTGLLVIEQNNMMGLSAASIRFLRMASDCTQDLRNFLRSVDIPVSAIQLNTEDAESVQGTKKLTLKEFFAAAQKDKVTLTHTSLLGKAEFDFSEESGGTKNLIGFWLPWFMINHADGSGILAVDELDSCLHPSIVDDLIAKHLDSGLDTQLIFTTHDTHLMNAKALRRDQFWITERDANGATSLFSVHDFEGREGEDVEKRYFEGRYRGLPLIRRG, from the coding sequence ATGCTGATCGAATTTTCTGTTTCCAACTATCGCTCCTTCCGAGACAAGCAAACCCTATCCATGGCTGCGACGCCGCGCTTGAGCAAAAAGCGCAATCTGTTCGCGCCACCGGTAAATGGAGAAAAACTGCCTGACTTATTGAAGGTGGCTGCAATCTACGGACCGAACGCGTCGGGCAAATCTTCGCTTATCCGGGCGATGGGTATCATGGGGCAACTGCTTGCAGCGCCACCGTCCTCAAGTGATGAACCCCTACCTGTTTCGCCCTTTCGTTTTGATCCAAAACTTCAAAACGAACCGAGCTTCTTTGAATACAACTTCATTCAGCGCGGGCTCCGCTATCGATTTGTTCTGCGCATGACTGCGCAGCGAATTATCGAGGAACAACTGGTTTCATATCCCAAAGGCAAGGAAACGCTGCTGTATCAGCGACGTTTTGCGGAGGAGGGTGAGCAGTATGTTTTTGGGGCAAGCCTTGAGGGGGGCAAAGATGTTCACAACGCATGGCGGCGTCTGACGAACCCCAAAACTCTGTTCCTCTCACAAGCGGTTGCGAATAGCAGCGAAGAGCTGACGCAGTTACGGAGTCTGTTTAGCTGGTTCCAAACCGGTCTACTGGTTATTGAGCAGAACAACATGATGGGGCTGTCCGCTGCGTCCATTCGATTTCTTCGGATGGCATCAGACTGCACACAGGACTTACGAAACTTTCTAAGATCCGTGGATATTCCGGTGTCCGCCATTCAACTCAATACCGAAGACGCAGAGTCTGTTCAAGGCACCAAAAAACTTACTCTGAAAGAGTTCTTCGCTGCTGCACAAAAAGACAAAGTAACCCTGACCCATACCAGTCTTCTAGGCAAAGCCGAGTTCGATTTTTCCGAGGAGTCCGGCGGTACGAAAAACCTGATTGGCTTTTGGTTACCCTGGTTCATGATCAATCACGCCGATGGGAGCGGAATACTCGCTGTCGATGAGTTGGACAGCTGTCTTCACCCCTCAATAGTTGATGACTTGATTGCAAAGCACTTGGACAGTGGGCTGGATACTCAACTGATCTTTACCACACACGACACTCATCTAATGAACGCCAAAGCGCTTCGCCGCGATCAGTTCTGGATTACTGAGCGAGATGCCAATGGCGCAACCAGTCTTTTTTCTGTTCATGATTTTGAAGGACGGGAAGGGGAAGACGTCGAGAAACGCTACTTTGAAGGCCGTTATCGTGGGTTGCCATTGATAAGGCGGGGTTGA
- a CDS encoding BRO-N domain-containing protein → MPKHAQNSPYFTPTVFTRHNRFLHALMQDNQAWFCVHDLGRLMGRPMDERLTLKLDPDQRRNVWLLKSGNTVESLMVSESGMYALLVHHFIPENRNLRQWLSNEVIPMLRESNAASVDNIPSLSSLQWAGISVPLLHWQHQAWIKWRDMPDLMQVQRPFKIMGTCS, encoded by the coding sequence ATGCCGAAGCACGCTCAAAATTCGCCTTACTTCACCCCAACCGTCTTCACCCGCCACAACCGCTTCCTCCACGCACTCATGCAAGACAACCAAGCCTGGTTCTGCGTCCACGATCTCGGGCGCCTGATGGGCCGCCCAATGGACGAACGCCTCACCCTGAAACTCGACCCCGATCAGCGTCGAAACGTCTGGCTGCTGAAAAGCGGCAACACCGTCGAATCCCTGATGGTCAGCGAATCAGGGATGTACGCCCTTCTCGTCCACCACTTCATCCCGGAAAACCGAAACCTGCGCCAATGGCTGAGCAATGAAGTCATACCGATGCTGCGTGAGTCGAACGCGGCGTCTGTGGATAACATTCCAAGCCTGAGTTCGCTGCAATGGGCCGGCATCTCGGTGCCGCTGCTGCACTGGCAGCATCAGGCCTGGATCAAGTGGCGGGATATGCCTGATCTGATGCAGGTACAGCGCCCGTTCAAGATCATGGGTACTTGCAGTTGA
- a CDS encoding glucan biosynthesis protein D gives MHRRNLLKASIAIAAYTGLSATGLLAARAWAGNGAADGDAQAFDFEALKIQAKQLAGNRYQDTKQVLPPTLATMAPQQFNAIQYDGKHSLWNDLNGQLDVQFFHVGMGFKQPVRMFSVDPKTRLAREVHFRPSLFNYEKTTVDTKQLGADLGFSGFKLFKAPELDKHDVLSFLGASYFRAVDASGQYGLSARGLAIDTYAKKREEFPDFTKFWFETPDKDSTRFVVYALLDSPSATGAYRFDIDCQASQVVMAIDAHINARTAIEQLGISPMTSMFSCGTHERRMCDTIHPQIHDSDRLAMWRGNGEWICRPLNNPATLQFNAFADTDPKGFGLVQTDHEFASYQDTVDWYSKRPSLWVEPTTAWGEGSIDLLEIPTTGETLDNIVAFWTPKKPVAAGDSLNYGYKLYWSALPPVSTPLARVNATRSGMGGFIEGWAPGEHYPEVWARRFAVDFTGGGLDRLPPGAAIEPVVTCSNGEVKDFNVLVLDDIKGYRITFDWFPTNDSVAPVELRLFIRTNDRTLSETWLYQYFPPAPEKRKYT, from the coding sequence ATGCACCGCAGGAATTTGCTCAAAGCGTCCATAGCTATCGCCGCCTACACCGGTTTATCGGCCACTGGCCTGTTGGCCGCTCGGGCCTGGGCCGGGAATGGCGCGGCGGATGGCGACGCGCAGGCGTTCGACTTCGAAGCGCTGAAGATTCAGGCCAAGCAGCTCGCCGGCAATCGTTATCAGGACACCAAGCAGGTGCTGCCGCCGACATTGGCGACCATGGCGCCGCAACAATTCAACGCGATTCAGTACGACGGCAAGCACTCGCTGTGGAACGACTTGAACGGCCAACTGGACGTGCAGTTTTTCCACGTCGGCATGGGCTTCAAGCAACCTGTGCGCATGTTCAGCGTCGATCCGAAGACGCGTCTGGCGCGGGAAGTGCATTTCCGTCCGTCGCTGTTCAACTATGAAAAAACCACGGTCGACACCAAGCAGCTTGGCGCTGACCTGGGCTTTTCCGGGTTCAAGTTGTTCAAGGCTCCGGAGCTGGACAAGCACGATGTGCTGTCGTTCCTGGGCGCCAGCTATTTCCGCGCGGTAGATGCTTCTGGCCAATATGGCCTGTCGGCTCGCGGCTTGGCGATCGATACTTACGCCAAGAAGCGTGAGGAATTCCCGGACTTCACCAAGTTCTGGTTCGAGACGCCGGACAAGGACAGCACCCGTTTCGTGGTCTACGCCTTGCTCGATTCGCCGAGTGCTACCGGTGCTTACCGTTTCGACATCGACTGCCAGGCCAGCCAAGTGGTCATGGCCATCGACGCGCACATCAATGCGCGCACCGCCATCGAACAACTGGGCATCTCGCCGATGACCAGCATGTTCAGCTGCGGTACCCACGAGCGGCGCATGTGCGACACCATTCACCCGCAAATCCATGACTCCGATCGCCTGGCCATGTGGCGCGGCAACGGCGAGTGGATCTGCCGTCCGCTGAACAACCCGGCGACCCTGCAGTTCAATGCCTTCGCCGACACCGACCCGAAAGGTTTCGGCCTGGTGCAGACCGATCACGAGTTCGCCAGCTATCAAGACACCGTCGACTGGTACAGCAAGCGTCCGAGCCTGTGGGTAGAACCTACAACCGCGTGGGGCGAAGGCTCTATCGATCTGCTGGAAATTCCTACAACCGGCGAAACCCTGGATAACATCGTCGCGTTCTGGACGCCGAAGAAGCCAGTGGCGGCCGGTGACTCGCTGAATTACGGCTACAAGCTGTACTGGAGCGCATTGCCACCGGTCAGCACGCCGCTGGCACGGGTCAACGCGACCCGTTCGGGCATGGGTGGGTTTATCGAAGGTTGGGCGCCGGGCGAGCATTACCCGGAAGTCTGGGCCCGTCGCTTTGCGGTGGACTTCACTGGTGGCGGTCTGGATCGCTTGCCGCCGGGTGCGGCGATCGAGCCGGTGGTCACTTGCTCGAATGGCGAAGTGAAAGACTTCAACGTGCTGGTGCTCGATGACATCAAGGGTTACCGGATTACGTTTGACTGGTTCCCGACCAATGACAGCGTGGCACCGGTGGAGCTGCGGTTGTTTATTCGCACCAATGACCGGACGTTGAGTGAAACCTGGTTGTACCAGTATTTCCCGCCGGCGCCGGAGAAGCGTAAGTACACCTGA
- a CDS encoding NADH:flavin oxidoreductase/NADH oxidase — MSLLLEPYTLRQLTLLNRIAVSPMCQYSSVDGLANDWHLVHLGSRAVGGAGLIFTEATAVTADGRITAEDLGLWNDEQIEPLQRITRFIAAQGAVAGIQLAHAGRKASTHRPWIGKHGSLKPEDGGWTPVGPSPIAFDPQHTPPKQLDEGQIAEVIQAFVDAAKRALTAGFKVAEIHAAHGYLLHQFLSPLSNQRRDQYGGSFENRIRLVLQVTEAVRAVWPEELPLFVRVSATDWVEDGWNPDETVELARRLKDLGVDLIDVSSGGTAANAEIPTGPGYQTRFAERVRKESGIATGTVGMITEPAQAEHILRTCQADIIFLARELLRDPYWPLHADDDLGGRKAVWPSQYQRATHRDQPIHESDLRD, encoded by the coding sequence ATGAGTCTGCTGCTTGAACCCTATACCCTTCGCCAATTGACCCTGCTTAACCGCATTGCCGTATCGCCCATGTGCCAGTACTCCAGCGTCGATGGCCTGGCCAATGACTGGCACCTGGTCCACCTCGGCAGCCGCGCGGTCGGCGGGGCCGGTCTGATTTTTACCGAAGCGACAGCGGTTACCGCTGATGGTCGAATCACTGCCGAAGACCTCGGCCTGTGGAATGACGAACAGATCGAACCGCTGCAACGCATCACCCGGTTTATCGCAGCCCAAGGCGCCGTCGCCGGTATTCAACTGGCCCACGCCGGGCGCAAGGCCAGCACCCATCGGCCGTGGATCGGCAAGCACGGCAGCCTCAAGCCCGAAGACGGCGGCTGGACCCCGGTCGGGCCTTCGCCGATTGCCTTCGATCCGCAACACACGCCACCTAAACAGCTCGATGAAGGGCAAATCGCTGAAGTCATCCAGGCCTTCGTCGATGCGGCCAAACGCGCACTGACCGCCGGTTTCAAAGTGGCCGAGATCCACGCCGCCCACGGTTATCTGCTGCATCAGTTTCTGTCGCCCCTGAGCAATCAGCGGCGCGATCAATATGGCGGCTCGTTCGAGAATCGTATTCGCCTGGTGCTGCAAGTCACTGAAGCGGTACGTGCGGTATGGCCGGAAGAGTTGCCGCTGTTTGTGCGGGTATCGGCCACCGATTGGGTGGAAGACGGCTGGAACCCGGATGAAACCGTGGAGCTGGCTCGACGCCTCAAGGACCTGGGCGTGGATCTGATCGACGTCTCGTCGGGCGGTACGGCGGCCAACGCGGAAATTCCTACAGGCCCGGGTTATCAAACACGTTTCGCTGAGCGCGTGCGTAAGGAGTCAGGCATCGCCACGGGCACCGTGGGCATGATTACCGAGCCGGCGCAGGCTGAGCACATTCTGCGGACCTGTCAGGCGGACATCATCTTCCTGGCTCGGGAGTTGTTGCGCGATCCGTACTGGCCGCTGCATGCCGATGATGACCTGGGTGGACGCAAAGCGGTGTGGCCGTCGCAGTATCAGCGGGCGACCCATCGTGATCAGCCGATTCATGAGTCTGATTTGCGAGACTGA
- the recJ gene encoding single-stranded-DNA-specific exonuclease RecJ yields MRIEPRLLPDTLPFLGDLPPLLTRLYAARGVQSEAELDKSLARLIPFQQLKGIDAAVDLLVTALEQRQRILIVGDFDADGATASTVGVLGLRLLGAAHVDYLVPNRFEYGYGLTPEIVEVALTRDPQLLITVDNGISSVEGVAAAKKAKLKVLVTDHHLPGDELPLADAIVNPNQPGCDFPSKALAGVGVIFYVLMALRARLRSLGWYESKPQPNIGELLDLVALGSVADVVPLDANNRILVHQGLERIRAGRARPGIKAILEVAKREPARITSTDLGFIVGPRLNAAGRLDDMSLGIECLLTDDAGLAREMASQLDGMNQDRKSIEQGMQREALAQLKDLPVESMPFGLCLFDPEWHQGVIGILASRMKERYFRPTIAFADAGDGLLKGSGRSVQGFHIRDALSVVAAQHPNLISKYGGHAMAAGLTLPEANFPLFAEAFDAEVRRQLREEDLTGRLLSDGVLAVEEFHLELARALRHAGPWGQHFPEPLFHGVFQLVEQRVVGERHLKVVLRSECGSVKLDGIAFGIDRDIWPNPTIKWVELAYKLDLNEFRGNETVQLMIAHIEPR; encoded by the coding sequence ATGCGCATCGAACCTCGCCTGTTGCCCGACACCCTGCCATTCCTCGGTGATCTGCCGCCGCTGCTGACCCGTCTGTACGCGGCGCGGGGCGTGCAGAGCGAGGCTGAACTGGACAAGAGCCTGGCCCGGCTGATTCCGTTTCAGCAACTCAAAGGCATCGACGCGGCGGTGGATCTGCTGGTGACGGCGCTGGAGCAGCGTCAGCGGATTCTGATCGTCGGCGATTTCGATGCTGATGGCGCCACGGCCAGTACCGTCGGCGTACTTGGTTTGCGTCTGCTGGGCGCGGCTCATGTCGATTATCTGGTGCCGAACCGTTTCGAGTACGGTTACGGCCTGACCCCGGAAATCGTCGAAGTGGCGTTGACCCGTGATCCGCAGCTGCTGATCACCGTGGACAATGGGATTTCCAGCGTCGAAGGTGTGGCGGCGGCGAAAAAGGCCAAGCTCAAAGTGCTGGTCACCGATCACCACTTGCCCGGCGATGAGCTGCCGCTGGCTGATGCCATCGTCAATCCGAACCAGCCTGGTTGCGACTTTCCAAGCAAGGCGTTGGCCGGGGTCGGGGTGATTTTCTATGTGTTGATGGCCCTGCGTGCACGCCTGCGCAGTCTCGGTTGGTACGAGAGCAAACCTCAGCCGAACATCGGCGAGTTGCTGGACCTGGTGGCGCTGGGCAGTGTCGCCGACGTGGTGCCGCTGGATGCCAACAACCGGATTCTGGTGCACCAGGGTTTGGAGCGGATTCGCGCCGGTCGCGCCCGGCCCGGGATCAAGGCGATTCTCGAAGTCGCCAAGCGTGAGCCGGCGCGGATTACCTCTACCGATCTGGGCTTCATTGTCGGCCCGCGCTTGAATGCGGCAGGACGCCTGGATGACATGAGTCTGGGCATCGAATGCCTGCTTACCGACGACGCAGGGCTTGCCCGCGAGATGGCGTCCCAGCTCGACGGCATGAACCAGGATCGTAAATCCATCGAGCAAGGCATGCAGCGTGAAGCGCTGGCGCAGCTCAAGGATCTGCCGGTGGAATCGATGCCATTCGGCTTGTGCCTGTTCGATCCCGAGTGGCACCAGGGCGTCATCGGCATCCTCGCTTCGCGGATGAAAGAGCGCTATTTCCGTCCGACGATTGCCTTTGCCGATGCTGGCGATGGCTTGTTGAAAGGCTCGGGTCGCTCGGTCCAAGGCTTTCACATTCGCGACGCCTTGAGCGTGGTGGCGGCGCAGCATCCAAACCTGATCAGCAAGTACGGTGGCCACGCGATGGCGGCCGGTTTGACCTTGCCTGAAGCGAATTTTCCGCTGTTCGCTGAAGCCTTTGATGCTGAAGTGCGTAGGCAATTGCGCGAAGAAGACCTGACCGGGCGCTTGCTGTCTGACGGGGTTTTGGCTGTCGAGGAATTCCACCTGGAACTGGCCCGCGCTTTGCGCCATGCCGGCCCTTGGGGTCAGCACTTCCCGGAGCCGTTGTTTCACGGCGTGTTCCAGTTGGTCGAGCAGCGGGTGGTGGGCGAGCGGCACCTTAAAGTGGTGCTGAGAAGTGAGTGTGGTTCGGTGAAGCTGGATGGCATCGCTTTTGGCATCGACCGTGATATCTGGCCGAATCCAACGATCAAATGGGTGGAGTTGGCTTACAAACTCGATCTCAACGAGTTTCGTGGGAATGAAACTGTTCAACTGATGATTGCTCACATCGAACCGCGTTAA
- a CDS encoding YaeQ family protein, with protein MAQPSTTYKFELNLTDLDRSIYESVKQTIARHPSETEERMTVRLLAYAFWYNEQLSFGRGLSDVDEPALWEKSLDDRVLHWIEVGQPDADRLTWCSRRTERTSLLAYGSLRVWETKVIPAIKNLKNVHIAAVPQDILETLAKDMPRVIKWDVMISEGTIFVTDDRGQHEVQLQWLSGERG; from the coding sequence ATGGCCCAGCCGTCCACGACCTACAAGTTTGAACTGAACCTCACCGACCTCGACCGCAGCATCTACGAGAGCGTGAAGCAGACCATCGCCCGTCACCCTTCGGAAACCGAAGAGCGCATGACCGTGCGGCTGCTGGCCTACGCCTTCTGGTACAACGAGCAGCTGTCGTTTGGGCGCGGTCTGTCAGACGTGGATGAACCAGCCCTGTGGGAAAAGAGCCTGGATGACCGCGTCCTGCACTGGATCGAAGTCGGTCAGCCAGACGCCGATCGCCTGACCTGGTGCTCGCGTCGCACCGAGCGCACCAGCCTGTTGGCGTACGGCAGCCTGCGTGTCTGGGAAACCAAAGTGATCCCGGCGATCAAGAACCTGAAAAACGTGCACATCGCGGCCGTGCCGCAGGACATCCTGGAAACCCTGGCCAAAGACATGCCCCGCGTTATCAAGTGGGACGTGATGATCAGCGAAGGAACGATTTTCGTCACCGACGACCGTGGTCAACATGAAGTCCAGCTGCAGTGGCTGAGCGGCGAACGCGGCTGA
- a CDS encoding CaiB/BaiF CoA transferase family protein: MPFTGKPLSGLKVIELGTLIAGPFASRICGEFGAEVIKIESPDGGDPLRKWRKLYEGTSLWWFVQARNKKSLTLNLKHPDGLAILKKLLSEADILIENFRPGVLEKLGLGWEVLHALNPKLVMVRLSGFGQTGPMKDQPGFGAVGESMGGLRYITGFEDRPPVRTGISIGDSIAALWGVIGALMALRHREVNGGLGQVVDVALYEAIFAMMESMVPEFDVFGFIRERTGNIMPGITPSSIHTSADGKHVQIGANGDAIFKRFMLIIGREDLANDPVLASNDGRDGRRDEIYGVIDRWVNSLPLDSVIEQLNQADVPASRIFSAEDMFSDPQYLAREMFLHAKLPDGKDFKMPGIVPKLSETPGSSEWVGPQLGEHNAQVLHDLGYDKGQIAKLREDGAI, encoded by the coding sequence ATGCCATTCACCGGAAAACCACTCTCAGGCCTGAAAGTCATCGAATTGGGTACGTTGATTGCCGGGCCGTTTGCCTCGCGCATTTGCGGCGAGTTCGGTGCTGAAGTGATCAAGATTGAATCCCCGGATGGCGGTGATCCGTTGCGTAAATGGCGCAAGTTGTATGAAGGCACCTCGCTGTGGTGGTTCGTCCAGGCGCGCAATAAGAAGTCCCTGACCTTGAACCTGAAGCATCCGGACGGCCTGGCGATTCTGAAAAAACTGCTCAGCGAAGCGGACATTCTGATCGAGAATTTTCGCCCCGGCGTGTTGGAAAAGCTCGGCCTGGGGTGGGAAGTTTTACATGCACTGAACCCAAAACTGGTGATGGTGCGCCTCTCTGGATTCGGCCAGACCGGGCCAATGAAAGACCAACCGGGGTTTGGCGCAGTCGGGGAGTCCATGGGCGGTCTTCGATACATCACCGGGTTCGAGGATCGACCGCCGGTGCGCACAGGGATTTCCATCGGCGACTCGATTGCCGCGCTGTGGGGCGTGATCGGCGCGCTGATGGCCCTGCGTCATCGCGAGGTCAACGGCGGCCTGGGCCAAGTGGTGGACGTGGCGTTGTATGAAGCGATCTTCGCCATGATGGAAAGCATGGTCCCGGAGTTCGATGTGTTCGGTTTCATCCGCGAGCGAACCGGCAACATCATGCCCGGCATCACGCCCTCCTCCATCCACACCAGCGCTGACGGCAAGCACGTGCAGATTGGCGCCAATGGCGATGCGATCTTCAAGCGGTTCATGTTGATTATCGGTCGGGAAGATTTGGCCAACGACCCGGTGCTCGCCAGCAATGACGGGCGTGACGGCCGCCGCGACGAAATTTACGGAGTCATCGATCGCTGGGTCAATTCGCTGCCGCTCGATAGCGTGATCGAGCAGTTGAACCAGGCCGACGTCCCGGCCAGCCGGATCTTCAGCGCCGAAGACATGTTCAGCGATCCGCAGTACCTGGCCCGGGAAATGTTCCTGCACGCCAAGCTGCCTGACGGCAAGGACTTCAAGATGCCGGGGATCGTGCCGAAACTCTCTGAGACACCTGGCTCTTCCGAATGGGTCGGACCGCAGTTGGGTGAACACAATGCGCAGGTACTCCACGATCTTGGCTACGACAAGGGACAGATCGCAAAGCTGCGTGAAGACGGAGCCATTTAA